From a single Melospiza georgiana isolate bMelGeo1 chromosome 5, bMelGeo1.pri, whole genome shotgun sequence genomic region:
- the LETM1 gene encoding mitochondrial proton/calcium exchanger protein isoform X1 gives MASMLLQSCGRRACRLPRALRRPPRPGNLGDRACLSCTSLRLANKMTVHFKYCTSVPPVYAYSKKAHYCCWTKGSEQIHFTLTSSSGSWTPLASLGVLGPQYLPVRWWHSSRPLQDDSIVEKSLKSLKDKNKKLEEGGPVYSPTEVEVVKKSLGQRVVDELKHYYHGFRLLWIDTKIAARMLWRILHGNTLTRRERRQFLRICADLFRLVPFLVFLVVPFMEFLLPVALKLFPNMLPSTFETKSKKEERLKKELRVKLELAKFLQDTIEEMALKNKAAKGNVTKDFSTFFQKIRETGERPSNEEILRFSKLFEDELTLDNLTRPQLVALCKLLELQSIGTNNFLRFQLTMRLRSIKADDKMIAEEGVDTLTVKELQAACRARGMRALGVTEERLKEQLKQWLDLHLNQEIPTSLLILSRAMYLPDTLSPADQLKTTLQTLPDSAAKEAQVKVAEVEGEKIDNKVRLEATLQEEEAIRKENEEKKMSEAAEKAKETLEAAAMKAAEPAADLEATALQAKKSQVVMDTEPELARAGAAVHSEALIDTAPVLEGIKGEEITKEEIDVLSDACNKLQEQKKSLTKEKEELEELKDDIQEYNEDLQEIKELSKTGEEEAVEESKASKRLTKRVNRMIGQIDKIIVELETSQKTSDEKLDGEDTPAGKNLISITELINAMKQIQKIPEEKLTRIAEALDENKDGQIDIDNVVKVVELIDKEDIDIGTSQVAEIMSLLQKEEKLEEKEKAKEKHDKEAAEAKN, from the exons ATGGCGTccatgctgctgcagagctgcggGCGGCGCGCCTGCCGCCTGCCCCGAGCGCTGCGCCGCCCGCCACGGCCCG GTAACTTGGGAGATCGGGCGTGTCTTAGCTGCACATCCCTGAGGCTGGCAAACAAAAT gacTGTACACTTTAAATATTGCACTAGTGTCCCTCCTGTTTACGCCTACTCCAAAAAAGCTCACTATTGTTGTTGGACTAAAGGATCTGAGCAAATACACTTCACTCTCACGAGCTCCTCTGGCTCATGGACGCCACTAGCATCCCTGGGTGTTTTAGGGCCCCAGTACCTTCCAGTTAGGTGGTGGCATTCTTCACGTCCCCTTCAAGATGACTCCATAGTTGAAAAGTCACTCAAGTCCTTAAAGGACAAAAACAAGAAGCTGGAAGAAGGAGGTCCTGTATATAGTCCAACAGAAGTGGAAGTTGTAAAGAAATCTCTTGGGCAGAGGGTTGTGGATGAACTGAAGCACTATTACCACGGGTTTCGCTTGCTGTGGATTGACACCAAAATAGCTGCGAGGATGCTCTGGAGAATCCTGCACGGGAACACTTTGACTCGTCGGGAGCGGAGACAG tttCTTCGAATATGTGCTGATCTTTTTCGCCTGGTCCCTTTCTTGGTTTTTCTTGTTGTCCCATTTATGGAATTTTTACTTCCAGTAGCTCTTAAGTTGTTCCCTAACATGCTTCCCTCTACATTTGAGACAAAGTCTAAAAAG gagGAAAGATTGAAGAAAGAATTGAGAGTAAAGCTTGAATTGGCTAAATTCCTTCAAGACACCATTGAGGAGATGgccttaaaaaataaagcagccaAGGGAAATGTTACAAAAGATTTTTCAACATTCTTTCAAAAG ATCAGGGAAACTGGTGAAAGACCCAGTAATGAGGAGATCTTAAGGTTCTCTAAACTCTTTGAAGATGAGCTGACACTGGACAATCTGACCAGGCCTCAGCTGGTGGCACTTTGTAAATTGTTGGAACTTCAGTCAATTGGGACAAATAACTTTCTCCGCTTCCAGCTGACAATGAGGTTGAGGAGCATAAAAGCAGATGACAAG ATGATTGCTGAAGAGGGGGTTGATACCCTGACTGTTAAAGAACTGCAGGCAGCTTGTCGTGCCCGAGGGATGAGAGCTCTTGGTGTGACAGAGGAGCGTCTCAAGGAACAGCTTAAACAG TGGTTAGATCTGCATCTGAACCAGGAAATTCCTACTTCCTTGCTTATTTTATCCAGAGCCATGTATCTTCCAGATACCCTTTCTCCAGCTGATCAGCTCAAAACAACCCTTCAGACACTACCAGACAGTGCT gCCAAAGAGGCTCAAGTGAAAGTGGCAGAAGTTGAAGGTGAAAAAATAGATAACAAAGTACGACTGGAAGCAACGCTTCAGGAAGAAGAAGccatcagaaaagaaaatgaagaaaagaaaatgtctgaAGCTGCAGAGAAAGCCAAAGAAACCCTTGAGGCTGCAGCCATG AAAGCGGCGGAACCAGCAGCAGATCTTGAAGCAACTGCTCTGCAAGCTAAAAAAAGCCAGGTGGTGATGGATACTGAACCAGAACTGGCACGGGCAGGTGCAGCAGTGCACTCAGAGGCACTGATAGATACAGCACCAGTGCTGGAAGGCATTAAG GGTGAGGAAATCACCAAGGAAGAGATTGATGTGCTGAGTGATGCTTGCAACAAGCTACAGGAACAGAAAAAATCactaacaaaagaaaaggaggagctTGAGGAATTGAAGGATGATATCCAGGAATATAATGAG GACTTGCAAGAGATAAAGGAGCTTTCTAAAACTGGTGAGGAAGAGGCAGTGGAAGAGTCAAAGGCAAGCAAGAGACTGACAAAGAGAGTGAACCGAATGATTGGTCAGATAGACAAAATTATTGTAGAATTAGAAACAAGTCAAAAGACATCAGATGAAAAGCTGGATGGTGAGGATACTCCTGCTGG GAAGAATCTCATCAGCATTACTGAACTAATTAATGCAATGAAACAAATTCAGAAGATTCCAGAGGAGAAGCTAACAAGGATTGCAGAGGCACTAGATGAAAATAAGGATGGCCAAATTGATATAGATAATGTTGTTAAG GTTGTAGAATTGATTGACAAAGAAGATATTGATATTGGCACCAGCCAAGTTGCTGAGATTATGTCACTGcttcaaaaagaagaaaaactggaggagaaagagaaagcaaaggaaaagcatGATAAGGAAGCTGCGGAAGCAAAGAATTAA
- the LETM1 gene encoding mitochondrial proton/calcium exchanger protein isoform X2, with the protein MTVHFKYCTSVPPVYAYSKKAHYCCWTKGSEQIHFTLTSSSGSWTPLASLGVLGPQYLPVRWWHSSRPLQDDSIVEKSLKSLKDKNKKLEEGGPVYSPTEVEVVKKSLGQRVVDELKHYYHGFRLLWIDTKIAARMLWRILHGNTLTRRERRQFLRICADLFRLVPFLVFLVVPFMEFLLPVALKLFPNMLPSTFETKSKKEERLKKELRVKLELAKFLQDTIEEMALKNKAAKGNVTKDFSTFFQKIRETGERPSNEEILRFSKLFEDELTLDNLTRPQLVALCKLLELQSIGTNNFLRFQLTMRLRSIKADDKMIAEEGVDTLTVKELQAACRARGMRALGVTEERLKEQLKQWLDLHLNQEIPTSLLILSRAMYLPDTLSPADQLKTTLQTLPDSAAKEAQVKVAEVEGEKIDNKVRLEATLQEEEAIRKENEEKKMSEAAEKAKETLEAAAMKAAEPAADLEATALQAKKSQVVMDTEPELARAGAAVHSEALIDTAPVLEGIKGEEITKEEIDVLSDACNKLQEQKKSLTKEKEELEELKDDIQEYNEDLQEIKELSKTGEEEAVEESKASKRLTKRVNRMIGQIDKIIVELETSQKTSDEKLDGEDTPAGKNLISITELINAMKQIQKIPEEKLTRIAEALDENKDGQIDIDNVVKVVELIDKEDIDIGTSQVAEIMSLLQKEEKLEEKEKAKEKHDKEAAEAKN; encoded by the exons AT gacTGTACACTTTAAATATTGCACTAGTGTCCCTCCTGTTTACGCCTACTCCAAAAAAGCTCACTATTGTTGTTGGACTAAAGGATCTGAGCAAATACACTTCACTCTCACGAGCTCCTCTGGCTCATGGACGCCACTAGCATCCCTGGGTGTTTTAGGGCCCCAGTACCTTCCAGTTAGGTGGTGGCATTCTTCACGTCCCCTTCAAGATGACTCCATAGTTGAAAAGTCACTCAAGTCCTTAAAGGACAAAAACAAGAAGCTGGAAGAAGGAGGTCCTGTATATAGTCCAACAGAAGTGGAAGTTGTAAAGAAATCTCTTGGGCAGAGGGTTGTGGATGAACTGAAGCACTATTACCACGGGTTTCGCTTGCTGTGGATTGACACCAAAATAGCTGCGAGGATGCTCTGGAGAATCCTGCACGGGAACACTTTGACTCGTCGGGAGCGGAGACAG tttCTTCGAATATGTGCTGATCTTTTTCGCCTGGTCCCTTTCTTGGTTTTTCTTGTTGTCCCATTTATGGAATTTTTACTTCCAGTAGCTCTTAAGTTGTTCCCTAACATGCTTCCCTCTACATTTGAGACAAAGTCTAAAAAG gagGAAAGATTGAAGAAAGAATTGAGAGTAAAGCTTGAATTGGCTAAATTCCTTCAAGACACCATTGAGGAGATGgccttaaaaaataaagcagccaAGGGAAATGTTACAAAAGATTTTTCAACATTCTTTCAAAAG ATCAGGGAAACTGGTGAAAGACCCAGTAATGAGGAGATCTTAAGGTTCTCTAAACTCTTTGAAGATGAGCTGACACTGGACAATCTGACCAGGCCTCAGCTGGTGGCACTTTGTAAATTGTTGGAACTTCAGTCAATTGGGACAAATAACTTTCTCCGCTTCCAGCTGACAATGAGGTTGAGGAGCATAAAAGCAGATGACAAG ATGATTGCTGAAGAGGGGGTTGATACCCTGACTGTTAAAGAACTGCAGGCAGCTTGTCGTGCCCGAGGGATGAGAGCTCTTGGTGTGACAGAGGAGCGTCTCAAGGAACAGCTTAAACAG TGGTTAGATCTGCATCTGAACCAGGAAATTCCTACTTCCTTGCTTATTTTATCCAGAGCCATGTATCTTCCAGATACCCTTTCTCCAGCTGATCAGCTCAAAACAACCCTTCAGACACTACCAGACAGTGCT gCCAAAGAGGCTCAAGTGAAAGTGGCAGAAGTTGAAGGTGAAAAAATAGATAACAAAGTACGACTGGAAGCAACGCTTCAGGAAGAAGAAGccatcagaaaagaaaatgaagaaaagaaaatgtctgaAGCTGCAGAGAAAGCCAAAGAAACCCTTGAGGCTGCAGCCATG AAAGCGGCGGAACCAGCAGCAGATCTTGAAGCAACTGCTCTGCAAGCTAAAAAAAGCCAGGTGGTGATGGATACTGAACCAGAACTGGCACGGGCAGGTGCAGCAGTGCACTCAGAGGCACTGATAGATACAGCACCAGTGCTGGAAGGCATTAAG GGTGAGGAAATCACCAAGGAAGAGATTGATGTGCTGAGTGATGCTTGCAACAAGCTACAGGAACAGAAAAAATCactaacaaaagaaaaggaggagctTGAGGAATTGAAGGATGATATCCAGGAATATAATGAG GACTTGCAAGAGATAAAGGAGCTTTCTAAAACTGGTGAGGAAGAGGCAGTGGAAGAGTCAAAGGCAAGCAAGAGACTGACAAAGAGAGTGAACCGAATGATTGGTCAGATAGACAAAATTATTGTAGAATTAGAAACAAGTCAAAAGACATCAGATGAAAAGCTGGATGGTGAGGATACTCCTGCTGG GAAGAATCTCATCAGCATTACTGAACTAATTAATGCAATGAAACAAATTCAGAAGATTCCAGAGGAGAAGCTAACAAGGATTGCAGAGGCACTAGATGAAAATAAGGATGGCCAAATTGATATAGATAATGTTGTTAAG GTTGTAGAATTGATTGACAAAGAAGATATTGATATTGGCACCAGCCAAGTTGCTGAGATTATGTCACTGcttcaaaaagaagaaaaactggaggagaaagagaaagcaaaggaaaagcatGATAAGGAAGCTGCGGAAGCAAAGAATTAA